GGGTTCGAGCTCGTCGACGAGAGCACCTGGCCGGACGAGGGCTGCGCCCTGCTCTCGCCGCAGCGGGTCGAGTGCGCGCGCACCAGCCCGGCGCTGCTCACGGGCGAGGCCGAGCAGTGGACGGTCGAGGTCCGGCTGGCCGATGACGCCGAGGCCGGCGAGCTGGGGGTCGCGCAGCTGACCTACCGGGGCGGCGACGAGTTCTACGAGGCCGAGACCGTGGTCGCGGTGACGGGCGGCGGCACGGCGTCGGGCGGTGACGGCGAGGAACTGCCGGACACCGGCGCCGGCGGCACGGCCGTCACGATGCTGGCGGCGGTGCTGCTGCTGGCCGGCGGCGCCGCGATGACGCTGCGGACGCGGCGAGCCTGACGGTGTCCGCGCGACGCTCCGGCCCGTGGGGTCAGAGCGTCGCGCGGACCCGCATGATCTTGCGGCGTAGCACGATCTTGCGCGTGCCGTCGGGGTGGAGGCGCAGCCGAGCGAGTTCCCAGTGGCCGTGTTCCGCCTGCTCGGTGAGCAGCCGGCGGGCCGCGTTGCGGGAGGTGGTGCGGGGGAGGGAGATGTGCCGGAACTCGTACTCGGCGGCCGGGACTCGCGAATTGAGGCTTCTCGCCACCGACCATTCCATTTACGTATCTTGCCACGGCCGGACCGGGTACGGTCGTCGACTGTGACCATGCCGCCGCACGACGCCGAGCGCCTGCAGGCCGCGCTCGACGACCTCACCGACGCTCTGGAAGCTCACCTCAACGCCTGCCTGGCCCGCACCGGTGAATCGGACCCGGTGGTCCAGGCCGCCTACAACAAGCTGCGGATCGCCGCCGACCGC
This Jiangella alba DNA region includes the following protein-coding sequences:
- a CDS encoding DUF5703 family protein — encoded protein: MARSLNSRVPAAEYEFRHISLPRTTSRNAARRLLTEQAEHGHWELARLRLHPDGTRKIVLRRKIMRVRATL